The Poriferisphaera corsica DNA segment TCCTCGGCCCCAACGGTGGCGGCAAAACCACACTCTTCAAAATACTCTCCACCATACTCACACCCTCAGCCGCTGACGCAATCACCATCAACAACCACAACCTCCTCACCAACCCTCACCTCGTCCGACAATCCCTCGGCATCGTCTTTCAATCACCCTCACTCGACGGCAAACTCTCTGCCCGTGAAAACCTCACAACCCACGGCCATCTCTACGGCCTCTCCGGCCCCACCCTCAAAGCTCGCGTCGATGAACTACTACAGCAATTCAACCTCGCCGACCGTGCAAACGACCTCACCGAATCCTTCTCAGGCGGCATGAAACGCAAAATCGAACTCGCAAAAGCTATCCTCCACCGCCCACAAATCCTCATCCTCGATGAACCCTCCACAGGCCTCGACCCCGCCGCTCGCCGCGATCTTTGGCTCACCCTCCACGACCTCATCCAACACCACGGCATGACCGTCGCTCTCACCACACACCTCATGGAAGAAGCCGAAAAGTGTGATCGACTTGCCATCTTGTCTAATGGTAAGTTAGTTGGATCAGGTTCCCCCTCCCAGCTCAAGGAACTCATCGGCGGATCCGTCATCACCATCCTCCCAGACATCCACGAATCACCTCAGCCTCTCCTCGACGATCTCGTCGCCCAATTCGACGGCTGGGAAGACGGCGGTGCTCCCGCACTCATCGACAACACGATCCGCTGCGAACACGCTCAAGGCCCTGAGATGGTCGCCAAAATAAGCGCACACCTCGCAGGTCGAATCAAATCCATCACCGTCGGCCAACCCACTCTCGAAGACGTATTCGTCCACCTCACCGGCAACAAATTTACCAACTAAATCCTCTTCCCCTATCCCCCCCCACCAGTTTTTATAACATATTCCTGCATCAAGCCCGCCACCGCTGGTGGCGGGGTGTCCTACAATCCCATCAATTTACCTGCGCCCTACCCTTCCCCCTTTCATCCAATCGCAACCCCTCGCCTGCGTCTTCTCAAGCACTCGCACTAATCATTTGTACATACTAGCATGCAGAACATTCACACGCAGCTTGCACCGCATATTACATTACAGGTTCCCAGCCAAGCTGCTTCAACAGTGCTCTATGTTCTATGCTCTCAGCGCAGAATTTGATTTCATAGCGCCTAAGCCAAAGGTTTGAGTTCAAAGTTACCTTATGCAAAATCCGCTCGGGAAAGCAGTTTATTCCTCAAAAGGTGTTGTATAACATATGTAATCGAGAGGGCGTCATCCAATGCGTCGTGCCCTTTTAATGGGGGATGCTCTAATTCAAAATAATCCGCCAAGGCGTTACTAGGCGTCCGTTTAATATCCTCATAAGGCATTCCCGCAGCGAGCAAGAGCTTGCACGCGTTATCAAATTGATGTGCGGGTATGGACGGTTCAATACCTGCGATATAGCAACTAATTGCCATCATGTTCAGTTCGTCTTTACCCCAAGACCAGAGCTTAGCACCTTCGGCAAATTCGCGAAGCTGCTCGTTGGCGTTTTGCAATGAGACACCCACGTTATCAATCGTCTGTTGCTCAATACCCGTTAGTTTTGTGAAGAATGGATCGAGTTTGTATCGATTGCCAAATCGATCAATAGGATTGACATAGGCTTTGAAGGTATCAATACAATCAAAGTTATCACTTAGTGATATTTTTACTGCTCCAATTTGGGCGATAACTGGGTCAGGATCATGTGGCCCGCACCAAAACCGCCGGTGAGCATTTTCAGTTACAAGGAATTCACAGTCAAAGACGATTGCTGTTTT contains these protein-coding regions:
- a CDS encoding ATP-binding cassette domain-containing protein; this translates as MTQPTTNTQSAISVNALSHQYPPTRKSTAPVQALNNVSFAITPGEVFGILGPNGGGKTTLFKILSTILTPSAADAITINNHNLLTNPHLVRQSLGIVFQSPSLDGKLSARENLTTHGHLYGLSGPTLKARVDELLQQFNLADRANDLTESFSGGMKRKIELAKAILHRPQILILDEPSTGLDPAARRDLWLTLHDLIQHHGMTVALTTHLMEEAEKCDRLAILSNGKLVGSGSPSQLKELIGGSVITILPDIHESPQPLLDDLVAQFDGWEDGGAPALIDNTIRCEHAQGPEMVAKISAHLAGRIKSITVGQPTLEDVFVHLTGNKFTN
- a CDS encoding 3'-5' exonuclease — translated: MKTAIVFDCEFLVTENAHRRFWCGPHDPDPVIAQIGAVKISLSDNFDCIDTFKAYVNPIDRFGNRYKLDPFFTKLTGIEQQTIDNVGVSLQNANEQLREFAEGAKLWSWGKDELNMMAISCYIAGIEPSIPAHQFDNACKLLLAAGMPYEDIKRTPSNALADYFELEHPPLKGHDALDDALSITYVIQHLLRNKLLSRADFA